The following are encoded in a window of Drosophila simulans strain w501 chromosome 3L, Prin_Dsim_3.1, whole genome shotgun sequence genomic DNA:
- the LOC6736483 gene encoding thioredoxin, mitochondrial, which yields MQRQIINILGQTTRRLTSGQQIRMLSVSAPRQEIFKVQSAEDFDKKVKNSQQPVIVDFFATWCNPCKLLTPRIESIVGEQAGSIKLAKVDIDEHSELALDYDVAAVPVLVVLQNGKEVQRMVGLQDEDKIRAWVAAAVKQAK from the exons ATGCAGCGACAGATTATTAACATTCTGGGACAGACAACGCGTCGTCTGACTAGCGGCCAGCAAATTCGCATGCTGTCAGTGTCTGCGCCGCGACAGGAGATCTTCAAAGTCCAGAGCGCCGAGGACTTCGACAAGAAAGTAAAGAACAGCCAGCAGCCCGTGATTGTGGACTTTTTCGCAAc CTGGTGCAACCCCTGCAAGCTGTTGACCCCGCGCATCGAGAGTATTGTGGGAGAACAGGCCGGTTCCATCAAGCTGGCCAAAGTGGACATAGATGAGCACAGCGAACTGGCTCTGGACTACGATGTGGCCGCCGTGCCCGTGCTAGTGGTGCTGCAGAACGGCAAGGAGGTGCAGCGCATGGTGGGCCTCCAGGACGAGGACAAAATCCGCGCCTGGGTTGCCGCCGCCGTCAAGCAGGCCAAGTAA
- the LOC6736484 gene encoding 39S ribosomal protein L23, mitochondrial, with protein sequence MSTRWYPIYQRGNPQLRVFLPNFWMKLIRPTEEQPPNVVTFSVSMEMTKYDVRSYLEKIYKLPVVDVRTRIAMGETKRDQTYGYITKKDDVKLAYVTLPREESFVFPDFFSEKAEKQAKEEKSLDESKAGFRRFLDRNKKRPGTPGWFSI encoded by the exons ATGTCCACGAGGTGGTATCCCATCTACCAGCGCGGCAATCCGCAACTGCGCGTTTTCCTGCCCAACTTCTGGATGAAGCTAATCCGACCCACGGAGGAACAGCCGCCCAATGTGGTCACCTTTTCGGTGTCCATGGAGATGACCAAGTACGATGTGCGTAGCTATCTGGAGAAGATCTACAAGCTGCCGGTGGTGGATGTGCGTACTCGAATTGCCATGGGCGAGACCAAGAGGGATCAGACCTACGGCTACATCACCAAAAAAGACGATGTGAAGCTGGCTTATGTAACATTG CCCAGGGAGGAGTCCTTTGTCTTCCCCGACTTCTTTTCCGAAAAGGCTGAGAAGCAGGCCAAGGAGGAAAAGTCGCTGGATGAATCGAAAGCCGGCTTCCGCAGATTTCTGGACAGGAACAAGAAACGACCCGGCACTCCGGGCTGGTTTTCCATTTAG